Proteins encoded together in one Hevea brasiliensis isolate MT/VB/25A 57/8 chromosome 16, ASM3005281v1, whole genome shotgun sequence window:
- the LOC110651224 gene encoding uncharacterized protein LOC110651224 — translation MDGNKQVGGRDEKAEKNQNQIEAGGEGGSKGKSCKGYLYYSSTLKSNDTNPRCIGIPRTLQQVPNYIVGQSEDKASKEGRTLTDFYYGCIGYSVYVSKDHSTDKQKQAAKTQLPVCVGLELLVDRRVVTSDNASAPAHVHGREDGLEIHQPQTPKPVHAAGDDFLSRYTRNANLVASGVAKNMRRMGNYIKENLDDILYPYRRRPK, via the exons ATGGATGGGAATAAACAAGTAGGAGGAAGAGACGAGAAAGCGGAAAAAAACCAAAATCAAATAGAAGCTGGAGGAGAAGGAGGTTCCAAAGGTAAATCATGCAAAGGATATCTCTATTACTCTTCCACTCTCAAATCCAACGACACCAATCCTCGCTGCATCGGCATCCCTCGTACCCTCCAACAAG TTCCCAATTATATTGTTGGACAATCTGAGGATAAAGCTTCTAAGGAAGGCCGGACTCTTACAGATTTTTATTATGGTTGCATTGGGTACTCAGTGTATGTCAGCAAAGATCATTCTACTGATAAGCAAAAGCAAGCGGCAAAAACACAACTGCCAGTCTGTGTGGGCCTTGAG CTTCTAGTGGATAGAAGAGTTGTTACTTCTGATAATGCATCTGCTCCGGCTCATGTTCATGGTAGAGAAG ATGGCCTTGAAATTCATCAGCCTCAAACGCCTAAACCAGTCCATGCTGCAGGAGATGACTTCCTTAGCAG GTATACAAGGAATGCGAACCTGGTTGCATCCGGGGTGGCCAAGAACATGCGGAGAATGGGGAATTACATTAAAGAGAACCTGGATGATATTTTGTACCCTTACCGAAGGCGAccaaaatga